A portion of the Streptomyces coeruleoprunus genome contains these proteins:
- a CDS encoding low specificity L-threonine aldolase gives MTPAPPARTDARRHHDPSVRGFASDNYAGAHPEILAALALANGGHQVAYGEDEYTDHLQRVMHSHFGPTAEAFPVFNGTGANVTALQALTDRWGAVICAETAHINVDEGGAPERMAGLKLLTVPTPDGKLTPELIDRQAFGWEDEHRAMPQVVSIAQNTELGTVYTPDEIRAIVEHAHGLGMKVHLDGARLANAAASLNVPMRAFTNAVGVDILSLGGTKNGLLFGESVVVLNPEVGRHLRHLRKMSMQLASKMRFVSVQFEALLAKDLWLRNARHANAMAQRLAEGVRAVHGVEILYPVQANAVFARLPHEVSLRLQKRFRFYFWDEAAGDVRWMCSFDTTEEDVDAFVLALKEEMAR, from the coding sequence GTGACCCCGGCGCCCCCCGCCCGTACCGACGCGCGTCGTCACCACGACCCGTCGGTACGGGGCTTCGCCAGCGACAACTACGCCGGCGCCCACCCCGAGATCCTCGCGGCGCTCGCCCTCGCCAACGGCGGCCACCAGGTCGCCTACGGCGAGGACGAGTACACCGACCACCTCCAGCGGGTGATGCACAGCCACTTCGGCCCCACCGCCGAGGCGTTCCCGGTGTTCAACGGCACCGGCGCCAACGTCACCGCCCTCCAGGCCCTCACCGACCGCTGGGGCGCGGTGATCTGCGCCGAGACCGCGCACATCAACGTGGACGAGGGCGGTGCGCCCGAGCGCATGGCCGGGCTCAAGCTGCTCACGGTACCCACGCCGGACGGCAAGCTCACGCCCGAGCTGATCGACCGGCAGGCCTTCGGCTGGGAGGACGAGCACCGGGCCATGCCGCAGGTGGTGTCCATAGCCCAGAACACCGAGCTCGGCACGGTCTACACGCCGGACGAGATCCGCGCCATCGTCGAGCACGCCCACGGGCTCGGGATGAAGGTGCACCTCGACGGCGCCCGGCTGGCCAACGCGGCCGCCTCGCTGAACGTGCCGATGCGGGCGTTCACCAACGCGGTCGGCGTGGACATCCTGTCGCTCGGCGGCACGAAGAACGGTCTGCTCTTCGGCGAGTCGGTCGTCGTCCTCAACCCGGAGGTCGGCCGGCACCTGCGGCACCTGCGCAAGATGTCCATGCAGCTCGCCTCCAAGATGCGCTTCGTTTCCGTGCAGTTCGAGGCGCTGCTGGCGAAGGACCTCTGGCTGCGCAACGCCCGGCACGCCAACGCCATGGCCCAGCGCCTCGCCGAGGGCGTACGGGCGGTCCACGGCGTGGAGATCCTCTACCCGGTGCAGGCCAACGCCGTGTTCGCGCGGCTGCCCCACGAGGTCAGCCTGCGGCTGCAGAAGCGGTTCCGGTTCTACTTCTGGGACGAGGCGGCCGGCGACGTGCGCTGGATGTGCTCCTTCGACACGACGGAGGAGGACGTCGACGCCTTCGTGCTCGCGCTGAAGGAAGAGATGGCCCGCTGA
- a CDS encoding transglutaminase family protein codes for MELIQEVPELSAYLAADEVIDHHHPRVRQIADGLASDHPDAYSYAKAAFEFVRDAIPHSADADDPRVTWRASDVLEQRTGICYAKAHALTALLRARSIPTALCYQRFEEVHGLIAVRLPGREKWARQDPRGNKPGVDAQFSLDEERLAFPVRPECNELDYPVLYAAPHPVVLKALRAATDRAHLWKILPAEL; via the coding sequence ATGGAACTGATCCAGGAAGTGCCCGAGCTCTCCGCGTATCTCGCCGCCGACGAAGTCATCGACCATCACCATCCGCGGGTGAGGCAGATCGCGGACGGACTGGCATCCGACCATCCGGACGCATACTCATACGCAAAGGCCGCCTTCGAGTTCGTCCGCGACGCCATCCCGCACTCCGCTGACGCCGACGACCCTCGGGTCACCTGGCGCGCCTCCGACGTGCTGGAGCAGCGCACCGGCATCTGCTACGCCAAGGCGCACGCGCTCACCGCCCTGCTGCGCGCCCGGTCGATCCCCACCGCGCTGTGCTACCAGCGGTTCGAGGAGGTCCACGGCCTCATCGCCGTCAGGCTCCCGGGGCGGGAGAAGTGGGCCCGCCAGGATCCGCGCGGCAACAAGCCGGGCGTGGACGCGCAGTTCTCCCTCGACGAGGAGCGGCTGGCCTTCCCCGTGCGACCCGAGTGCAATGAACTGGACTATCCGGTCCTGTACGCTGCACCTCATCCGGTCGTGCTGAAGGCCCTGCGGGCCGCCACCGACCGGGCACACCTGTGGAAGATCCTGCCCGCGGAACTCTGA
- a CDS encoding B3/B4 domain-containing protein has translation MNPTLTVHDEVRTLVPGFTHLAVEAHGLVNGPSDAASSALLEDAARRLAERLGGRAPHEDPHMAAWRAAYTAFGAKPSRTRNSAEALAKRALADGGLPRINRLVDAYNAVSVAHLIPVGGEDADRIRGGMRLVRATGDEPFATVAGGADVIEHPEPGEVVWRDDEGVTCRRWNWRQGTRTRLTESSVTALFLLESLPPMSRPALEAAGTELAETLEKLSPGARVTVHRAV, from the coding sequence ATGAACCCGACCCTCACCGTCCACGACGAGGTACGCACCCTCGTCCCCGGCTTCACGCACCTCGCCGTCGAGGCCCACGGCCTCGTCAACGGCCCCAGCGACGCGGCCAGTTCGGCGCTCCTGGAGGACGCGGCCCGCCGCCTCGCCGAGCGCCTCGGTGGCCGCGCCCCGCACGAGGACCCGCACATGGCCGCCTGGCGCGCCGCGTACACCGCGTTCGGCGCCAAGCCGTCCCGTACCCGCAACTCCGCCGAGGCACTGGCCAAGCGGGCCCTCGCGGACGGCGGGCTGCCCCGCATCAACCGGCTCGTCGACGCCTACAACGCGGTCAGCGTCGCCCACCTGATCCCCGTCGGCGGCGAGGACGCCGACCGGATCCGCGGCGGGATGCGCCTCGTGCGCGCGACGGGCGACGAGCCGTTCGCCACGGTGGCGGGCGGTGCGGACGTCATCGAGCACCCGGAGCCGGGCGAGGTCGTCTGGCGCGACGACGAGGGCGTCACCTGCCGCCGCTGGAACTGGCGCCAAGGCACGCGCACGCGGCTCACGGAGTCGTCCGTGACGGCCCTGTTCCTCCTGGAGAGCCTGCCGCCCATGTCCCGCCCGGCCCTGGAGGCAGCGGGCACCGAACTGGCCGAAACCCTGGAGAAGCTGAGCCCGGGCGCCCGCGTCACGGTGCACCGCGCGGTGTGA
- a CDS encoding lysophospholipid acyltransferase family protein, producing the protein MAELVYRPVIGAALTMFKALDLKIDTQGSENIPRTGGAVLVSNHISYLDFIFSGLAALPQKRLVRFMAKDSVFRHKVSGPLMRGMKHIPVDRSQGEAAYRHALESLRSGEIVGVFPEATISQSFTLKGFKSGAARLAQEAGVPLIPMALWGTQRLWTKGRPRNLKRSHIPVTIRVGEPVEAPTDQYAGAITRRLRERVQELLEAAQRAYPVRPKDATDTWWIPAHLGGTAPSPAELREAH; encoded by the coding sequence ATGGCAGAACTCGTCTATCGGCCGGTCATCGGCGCCGCGCTCACCATGTTCAAGGCGCTCGACCTCAAGATCGACACTCAGGGTTCGGAGAACATTCCGCGTACCGGCGGAGCGGTGCTCGTCAGCAACCACATCAGCTACCTGGACTTCATCTTCTCGGGGCTCGCGGCGCTGCCGCAGAAGCGCCTGGTGCGGTTCATGGCGAAGGACTCGGTGTTCCGCCACAAGGTCTCCGGGCCGCTGATGCGGGGCATGAAGCACATCCCGGTGGACCGGTCGCAGGGCGAGGCGGCGTACCGGCACGCCCTGGAGTCGCTGCGGTCCGGGGAGATCGTCGGGGTGTTCCCGGAGGCGACCATCTCGCAGTCGTTCACGCTGAAGGGCTTCAAGTCGGGTGCGGCGCGGCTGGCGCAGGAGGCGGGCGTCCCGCTGATCCCGATGGCGCTGTGGGGCACGCAGCGGCTGTGGACGAAGGGCCGCCCGCGGAACCTCAAGCGCAGCCACATCCCGGTGACCATCCGGGTCGGTGAGCCGGTGGAGGCGCCGACGGACCAGTACGCGGGCGCCATCACGCGCCGCCTGCGGGAGCGGGTCCAGGAGCTCCTGGAGGCCGCCCAGCGCGCCTACCCGGTCCGCCCCAAGGACGCGACGGACACCTGGTGGATCCCGGCCCACCTGGGCGGCACGGCCCCGAGCCCGGCGGAGCTCCGCGAGGCGCACTGA
- a CDS encoding thioredoxin family protein, which translates to MRDDVHGHGPVLGPDRLGAELGERATLVQFSTAFCQPCRATRRVLAEVAAMVDGVAHVEIDAEDHLALVRDLRITATPTVLVLDATGRVVRRATGQPRTVDVIAALGHAL; encoded by the coding sequence GTGCGGGACGACGTACACGGCCACGGACCGGTCCTCGGGCCGGACCGACTCGGCGCGGAACTGGGCGAGCGGGCCACGCTCGTGCAGTTCTCCACCGCCTTCTGCCAGCCCTGCCGCGCCACCCGCCGCGTCCTCGCCGAGGTCGCGGCCATGGTCGACGGCGTCGCCCACGTCGAGATCGACGCCGAGGACCACCTCGCCCTCGTCCGGGACCTGCGCATCACCGCCACACCCACCGTCCTCGTCCTCGACGCCACGGGCCGCGTCGTACGCCGCGCGACCGGGCAGCCCCGCACGGTCGACGTCATCGCCGCGCTCGGCCACGCCCTATGA
- a CDS encoding putative leader peptide, with amino-acid sequence MPYELLLFGRVHVDLARSASALCPGARAATDH; translated from the coding sequence GTGCCGTACGAACTCCTTCTCTTCGGGCGCGTCCACGTCGACCTCGCCCGCAGCGCGAGCGCGCTCTGTCCGGGTGCACGAGCAGCCACGGACCACTGA
- a CDS encoding flavin reductase family protein, translating to MTVTPDLDTPAPALGVAGPELLRSAFRRHAAGVAVITAQGGSAHGGRPVGFTATSLTSVSAEPPLVSFGIGTSSSSWPVVSGAAYVGVHVLADDQEELAATFARSGADRFAAPTRWYPGPEGVPVLDGALAWLVCRVVARVPAGDHRVVVAEVVAGDPAARPGRPLLYHHGRFHALRD from the coding sequence ATGACGGTCACCCCCGACCTCGACACCCCCGCACCCGCCCTCGGCGTCGCCGGGCCGGAGCTGCTGCGCTCCGCCTTCCGGCGGCACGCCGCCGGTGTCGCCGTGATCACGGCGCAGGGAGGGTCCGCCCACGGCGGCCGGCCCGTCGGCTTCACCGCCACGTCGCTCACCTCCGTCTCGGCCGAACCGCCGCTCGTCTCGTTCGGTATCGGCACCTCCTCCTCCAGCTGGCCCGTCGTCTCCGGGGCCGCGTACGTCGGCGTCCACGTACTGGCCGACGACCAGGAGGAGCTGGCCGCCACCTTCGCCCGCAGCGGCGCCGACCGGTTCGCCGCCCCCACCCGGTGGTACCCCGGCCCCGAGGGCGTGCCGGTCCTGGACGGGGCGCTCGCCTGGCTGGTGTGCCGGGTCGTGGCGCGGGTGCCGGCGGGGGACCACCGGGTCGTCGTGGCCGAGGTCGTCGCGGGTGATCCGGCGGCGCGCCCGGGCCGCCCGCTGCTGTACCACCACGGCCGTTTCCACGCTCTGCGGGACTGA
- a CDS encoding electron transfer flavoprotein subunit beta/FixA family protein produces the protein MSLRIVVCVKYVPDATGDRHFADDLTVDRDDVDGLLSELDEYAVEQALQIAEDADDAEITVLTVGPEDAKDALRKALSMGADKAVHVEDDDLHGSDVMGTSLVLAKAIEKTGYDLVICGMASTDGTMGVLPAVLAERLGVPQVTLLSEVSVEDGVVKGRRDGDAASEQLEASLPAVVSVTDQSGEARYPSFKGIMAAKKKPVESLDLDDLDIDADEVGLEGSWTKVDSAAERPARTAGTIVKDEGEGGKQLAEFLASQKFI, from the coding sequence GTGAGCTTGAGGATCGTTGTCTGTGTGAAGTACGTGCCCGACGCCACCGGCGACCGGCACTTCGCCGATGACCTGACCGTCGACCGCGACGACGTCGACGGCCTGCTGTCGGAGCTGGACGAGTACGCGGTCGAGCAGGCGCTGCAGATCGCCGAGGACGCCGACGACGCGGAGATCACCGTGCTCACGGTCGGCCCCGAGGACGCCAAGGACGCCCTGCGCAAGGCGCTGTCCATGGGCGCCGACAAGGCCGTCCACGTCGAGGACGACGACCTCCACGGCAGCGACGTCATGGGCACCTCCCTGGTGCTGGCCAAGGCCATCGAGAAGACCGGCTACGACCTGGTCATCTGCGGCATGGCGTCCACCGACGGCACCATGGGCGTCCTGCCGGCGGTCCTCGCCGAGCGCCTGGGCGTCCCGCAGGTCACCCTGCTCTCCGAGGTCTCCGTCGAGGACGGCGTGGTCAAGGGCCGCCGCGACGGCGACGCCGCGTCCGAGCAGCTGGAGGCGTCCCTCCCGGCCGTCGTGTCCGTGACGGACCAGTCGGGCGAGGCCCGCTACCCGTCCTTCAAGGGCATCATGGCCGCCAAGAAGAAGCCGGTGGAGTCCCTGGACCTGGACGACCTGGACATCGACGCCGACGAGGTCGGCCTCGAGGGCTCCTGGACGAAGGTCGACTCCGCCGCGGAGCGCCCGGCCCGTACGGCCGGCACGATCGTCAAGGACGAGGGCGAGGGCGGCAAGCAGCTGGCCGAGTTCCTCGCGAGCCAGAAGTTCATCTGA
- a CDS encoding electron transfer flavoprotein subunit alpha/FixB family protein yields the protein MAEVLVYVDHVDGAVRKPTLELLTLARRIGEPVAVALGNGAADTAATLAEHGATRVLTADAPEFADYLVVPKVDALQAAYEAVSPAAVLVPSSAEGKEIAARLAVRIGSGIITDAVDLEAGDEGPVATQSVFAASFTTKSRVSKGTPVITVKPNSAAVEAAPAAGAVEALAVTFSDKATGTKVVSRTPRESTGRPELTEAAIVVSGGRGVNGAENFALIEALADSLGAAVGASRAAVDAGWYPHTSQVGQTGKSVSPQLYIATGISGAIQHRAGMQTSKTIVAINKDAEAPIFDLVDYGVVGDLFEVVPQLTEEIKSRKG from the coding sequence ATGGCTGAAGTTCTCGTCTACGTCGACCACGTGGACGGTGCCGTCCGCAAGCCCACCCTGGAGCTGCTGACGCTGGCCCGCCGTATCGGCGAGCCCGTCGCCGTCGCCCTCGGCAACGGCGCCGCCGACACCGCCGCCACGCTCGCCGAGCACGGCGCGACCCGCGTCCTCACGGCCGACGCGCCGGAGTTCGCCGACTACCTGGTCGTCCCGAAGGTCGACGCGCTGCAGGCCGCGTACGAGGCCGTCTCCCCGGCCGCCGTGCTGGTCCCGTCCTCCGCCGAGGGCAAGGAGATCGCCGCCCGCCTCGCCGTCCGCATCGGCTCCGGCATCATCACCGACGCCGTGGACCTGGAGGCCGGTGACGAGGGCCCGGTCGCGACGCAGTCCGTGTTCGCCGCCTCCTTCACCACCAAGTCCCGCGTGTCCAAGGGCACCCCGGTCATCACGGTCAAGCCGAACTCGGCCGCCGTCGAGGCCGCCCCGGCCGCCGGCGCCGTCGAGGCCCTGGCCGTCACCTTCTCCGACAAGGCCACCGGCACCAAGGTCGTCTCCCGCACCCCGCGTGAGTCGACCGGCCGCCCCGAGCTGACCGAGGCCGCGATCGTGGTCTCCGGCGGCCGTGGCGTCAACGGCGCCGAGAACTTCGCGCTCATCGAGGCGCTGGCCGACTCGCTCGGCGCGGCCGTCGGCGCTTCGCGCGCCGCCGTCGACGCCGGCTGGTACCCGCACACCAGCCAGGTCGGCCAGACCGGCAAGTCGGTCTCGCCGCAGCTGTACATCGCCACCGGCATCTCCGGTGCGATCCAGCACCGCGCCGGCATGCAGACCTCGAAGACCATCGTGGCCATCAACAAGGACGCCGAGGCCCCGATCTTCGACCTGGTCGACTACGGCGTGGTCGGCGACCTCTTCGAGGTCGTCCCGCAGCTGACCGAGGAGATCAAGTCCCGCAAGGGCTGA
- a CDS encoding MerR family transcriptional regulator: MGDRLRAADLARAAGISVQQVRTYAETGILPPVDRTPSGHRVYTRAHADALAVARELAAGHDWATARTVMAAVHAGDLETALAALDASHGRLDRERGELVAVREALGTVLAGRVPLPPGAPRTLRIGQVARAVGVEPPVLRLWEARGLLRPDREPSTGYRLYSRAELHVAQVVALLRRGHHPLATIEAVLAELRATGSPDRVLDELAGRARDLRRRSLRRLGASAALHAYLRRLGHH, translated from the coding sequence GTGGGTGACCGGCTCCGGGCCGCCGACCTCGCGCGGGCGGCCGGGATCTCCGTGCAGCAGGTCCGCACCTACGCCGAGACGGGGATCCTCCCTCCCGTCGACCGCACCCCGAGCGGCCACCGCGTCTACACCCGCGCCCACGCCGACGCGCTGGCCGTCGCCCGCGAGCTCGCCGCCGGGCACGACTGGGCCACCGCCCGCACCGTCATGGCCGCCGTCCACGCGGGCGACCTGGAGACCGCGCTGGCCGCCCTGGACGCCAGCCACGGCCGGCTCGACCGGGAGCGCGGCGAACTCGTCGCCGTACGCGAGGCCCTCGGCACCGTCCTCGCCGGCCGGGTGCCCCTGCCGCCCGGCGCGCCGCGCACGCTGCGCATCGGCCAGGTGGCCCGCGCCGTGGGCGTGGAGCCGCCGGTGCTCCGGCTCTGGGAGGCCCGCGGGCTGCTGCGGCCGGACCGCGAACCGTCCACGGGATACCGGCTCTACAGCCGCGCCGAGCTGCACGTCGCGCAGGTGGTCGCGCTGCTGCGGCGCGGCCACCACCCCCTGGCGACCATCGAGGCCGTCCTCGCCGAGCTGCGGGCGACGGGCAGCCCCGACCGCGTCCTGGACGAGCTGGCGGGCCGCGCCCGGGACCTCCGCCGGCGCAGTCTGCGCCGGCTCGGCGCCTCCGCGGCGCTCCACGCCTACCTCCGCCGACTGGGACACCATTGA
- a CDS encoding DUF6986 family protein: MGQQEQVATSLAGAVSEGISASLASVDAELARRYPGDPGTRQPVHTVYVPGDVFAADTIRSWGDQALAALDEHAPDAASLAAVLGLSDELAGPVYARVRAKLEREPVEDLRIDFEDGYGGRTDADEDRHAARAARLVAEAYENGTAAPYMGIRMKCMEAAVRDRGIRTLDIFLTGLMEAGGLPGGLVLTLPKVTYPQQVTAMVRLLEEFEKARGLEPGRIGFEIQIETSQAILAADGTATVARMIDAAEGRATGLHYGTFDYSACLGVSAAYQASDHPAADHAKAIMQVAAAGTGVRVSDGSTNVLPVGSTAKVHDAWRLHYGLTRRALARAYYQGWDMHPGHLPTRYAAVFAFYREGYEQAAARLSAYANHAGGDVMDEPATAKALSSYLLRGIDCGALDTDEVARLTGLARADLDRFAAPRRGDLTATAQ; this comes from the coding sequence ATGGGTCAGCAGGAGCAGGTGGCGACGAGCCTCGCCGGCGCGGTCAGCGAGGGCATCAGCGCCTCCCTCGCCTCGGTGGACGCCGAACTCGCCCGCCGCTACCCCGGAGACCCCGGCACCCGCCAGCCCGTCCACACCGTCTACGTACCGGGCGACGTCTTCGCCGCCGACACCATCCGGTCCTGGGGCGACCAGGCCCTCGCCGCGCTCGACGAGCACGCCCCGGACGCCGCGTCCCTCGCCGCCGTCCTCGGCCTCTCCGACGAACTGGCCGGGCCCGTGTACGCCCGCGTACGGGCCAAGCTGGAGCGCGAGCCCGTCGAGGACCTGCGCATCGACTTCGAGGACGGCTACGGCGGCCGCACGGACGCCGACGAGGACCGGCACGCCGCCCGGGCCGCCCGCCTCGTCGCCGAGGCCTACGAGAACGGCACGGCCGCCCCGTACATGGGCATCCGCATGAAGTGCATGGAGGCCGCCGTACGCGACCGCGGCATCCGCACCCTCGACATCTTCCTCACCGGCCTCATGGAGGCGGGCGGCCTGCCCGGCGGCCTCGTCCTCACCCTCCCCAAGGTCACCTATCCCCAGCAGGTCACCGCCATGGTGCGGCTGCTGGAGGAGTTCGAGAAGGCCCGCGGCCTGGAGCCCGGCCGCATCGGCTTCGAGATCCAGATCGAGACGAGCCAGGCCATCCTCGCCGCCGACGGCACGGCCACCGTCGCCCGCATGATCGACGCCGCCGAGGGCCGCGCCACCGGACTCCACTACGGCACCTTCGACTACAGCGCCTGCCTCGGCGTCTCCGCCGCCTACCAGGCCAGCGACCACCCCGCGGCCGACCACGCCAAGGCGATCATGCAGGTCGCCGCCGCCGGCACCGGCGTACGCGTCTCCGACGGCTCCACCAACGTCCTGCCCGTCGGCTCCACCGCCAAGGTCCACGACGCCTGGCGGCTCCACTACGGCCTCACCCGCCGCGCCCTCGCCCGCGCCTACTACCAGGGCTGGGACATGCACCCCGGCCACCTGCCCACCCGGTACGCCGCCGTCTTCGCCTTCTACCGCGAGGGCTACGAGCAGGCCGCCGCCCGCCTCTCCGCCTACGCCAACCACGCGGGCGGCGACGTCATGGACGAGCCCGCCACCGCCAAGGCCCTCAGCTCCTACCTGCTGCGCGGCATCGACTGCGGCGCCCTCGACACCGACGAGGTGGCCCGCCTCACCGGCCTCGCCCGCGCCGACCTCGACCGCTTCGCCGCCCCGCGGCGCGGCGATCTGACCGCCACCGCCCAGTGA